One genomic segment of Helianthus annuus cultivar XRQ/B chromosome 14, HanXRQr2.0-SUNRISE, whole genome shotgun sequence includes these proteins:
- the LOC110904247 gene encoding calcium uniporter protein 2, mitochondrial, with product MAFKQNLIHRMLNICNKKCSNQTLRNCRISPSSSSSSSSAAATRGLVPPCPDRLAPDPGDDTMFRRFFQPRSESMLERLKEMDITRNRIRLDVLSPPVEVKRSSEELTVADAKKILRVLQIEKVKAKLKIARKNHVSYDEYIDMCVEACSNRDQGLDLAKALDDSGYVIVLGNVVFLKPEQVVKAIHGLLPSNLRVTNNRPLKELEDMERRKSAIDTRAKELVQRELWGGLAYLVVQTSVFMRLTFWELSWDVMEPICFYVTSMYFMAGYTFFLRTAKEPSFEGFFQSRFSSKQKKLMKREGFDVEKYKELRKACYPHQEAWPSEDSIVDEETKKTFT from the exons ATGGCCTTCAAGCAAAATCTTATTCACCGGATGTTAAACATCTGCAACAAAAAATGCTCCAACCAAACATTACGTAACTGCCGCATTTCCccctcctcttcctcttcctcctcctcCGCAGCCGCCACTCGGGGTCTGGTGCCACCCTGTCCCGATAGGCTGGCACCAGACCCAGGAGACGACACCATGTTCCGGAGGTTTTTCCAGCCCAGGAGTGAGAGCATGTTGGAGAGACTCAAGGAGATGGACATTACAAGAAACCGAATCCGCCTCGATGTACTTTCTCCTCCAGTGGAGGTAAAAAGATCATCCGAGGAGTTGACGGTGGCGGACGCTAAGAAGATCCTTAGGGTCTTGCAAATCGAAAAGGTGAAAGCGAAACTAAAAATCGCTCGAAAAAACCACGTATCTTATGACGAGTATATTGACATGTGTGTGGAAGCATGTTCGAATAGAGATCAAGGGTTAGATTTGGCGAAAGCACTCGATGATTCGGGTTATGTGATCGTGTTAGGAAACGTTGTGTTCCTCAAGCCTGAACAG GTGGTGAAAGCAATACATGGCTTGCTGCCCTCAAATTTGCGGGTGACGAACAACCGACCTCTGAAAGAATTGGAAGACATGGAGCGACGGAAGTCCGCCATTGACACCAGGGCGAAAGAATTGGTTCAACGAGAGCTATGGGGTGGTCTAGCATACCTGGTTGTCCAGACCTCGGTGTTCATGAGGCTCACGTTTTGGGAACTCTCATGGGACGTGATGGAACCCATTTGCTTTTATGTTACATCGATGTATTTCATGGCTGGATACACGTTTTTCTTGAGGACTGCAAAAGAGCCGTCGTTTGAAGGGTTCTTTCAAAGCAGGTTTAGTTCGAAGCAGAAGAAGTTGATGAAACGTGAGGGGTTCGATGTAGAAAAGTATAAGGAGTTGAGGAAAGCTTGTTACCCACATCAAGAGGCATGGCCAAGTGAAGATTCAATTGTAGATGAAGAGACTAAAAAGACATTTACTTAA